The DNA segment TCGGCATAGTAACTCCGAAATGACGGGAGATGGCACTCCATTTCCTTAAGCGTTATCAAAAATCATCGATAATAATTTCAAAGCATTCAACCAAGAACCTGTTTGACCAATTCTTCGTCAATATCGGCGACAATACAGGTTTTGCCGATCTCAGTTGGAAGTACATAATGCACTCTTCCTCCGACGGTTTTTTTATCCGTCAAAAGGTATTTTTTAATTCTCTCTCTGTCAAGCATCCTTGGGACCTCAATGGGCATCCCGTAGTCGACGAGTATCTCTATAATTTTCTCTGTGGTTTCATGCTGTAAATAGCCGGCAAGCTCTGCTAATTTTGCAGCGGCAGCCATCCCGATAGACACTGCATATCCATGATTTATACGATAATCAGACGCTCCCTCAACTGCATGGCCGATGGTATGGCCATAATTAAGAATTCGTCGGATCCCCCCTTCTCTTTCATCTTGTGAAACAACCTCAGACTTTATCTTGCAACAAGTATGCACCATTGCACTGATGACCTCTTCATCAAGCCGGAGTATTTTTTCTCTGTTATCACAAAGAAATTGGAAAAAATCAGCATCCCAAATCACGCCATATTTTATTACCTCGGCAAGCCCACCTAGCAGCTCGTCTCGAGGGAGTGTCTTGAGGAGTTGAATGTCAATATAAACCGCCTGAGGCTGGTAAAATGCTCCCACTAAATTTTTCCCCTCTGGGATATCGACACCGGTCTTACCGCCAACAGAGCTATCTACCTGCGCCAAAAGTGTTGTTGGTATTTGAATGAATGGGATTCCGCGCATATATGCAGAGGCAAGAAATCCTGTAATATCACCTGACACACCTCCACCAAAACCAATTAAGGCATCCTTACGATCAAAACCGGACTTGGCCAAACGGCCTGCAAGGTTGCCGATGGTTTGCAGGGTCTTATTTGCTTCACCATGAGGGAAGGAGAAATGTTCGGTTTGAATACCTGCTTTATAAAGACTCGCCATCAATGCATCACCGTAAAGAGATGACACCAGGTCATCAGCGATAACGGCATACCGGTTGGCTATTGCTTTCATAGCTAAATCCTCGCCAACCTTAGGAAGATTTCCACTCCCTATAGTGATTGGATAACTTCTCTCGCCAAGACCTACTTGTAAAACCGACATACACACCTCAACCGATAAAACAACGTGTACAAAGAATCGGCATAAAGCCCCTACAAAAAAAAAGGAGATACCGTCAAAGACGGTATCTCCCGGTGCTACTTAATTGAAGTCAAAAGTTACATTGCTGCGCCAGAAGCTGCACCTTGCATTTTTACTTCGACTTTCTCGGTCAAACCCTCATAGTACTTACGGAGATGAACCAGAACCTCATCGCGACCAAAATGGTCAACAACCTCTGCGCCATCAGAAAGGGCTTTACGCAATTTGGTGCCTGAAAGGATAACGCGGCTTTCTTTGGTGTGATTACAAGTACGGAGAGAAGCCATACCGTCACACTTATGGCAGTAGAAAGTCCAGTCAATTTTCATCGGCTTGCAGAGAAGGTCTTTTTTGGGATCGCCGGTTTTCGGAATACGATCAAAAATGGTCTGAGCCTCGAAGAGACCGTAGAAATCACCAACGCCAGCATGATCACGACCAATCAACATATTGTTAACGCCGTAGTTCTGACGGAAGGTTGCATGGAGCAGGCCTTCGCGGGGACCGGCATAACGCATATCCAATGGGTAACCAGCGGAAATAACGTGTTGTTTAACGAAGTAGTTCTCGATCAGGATGTCGATAGCCTTAACACGTACCGGAGCAGGAATGTCACCGGCCTTGAGGTTACCGATCAGAGAATGGATCAGTACACCGTCACATACCTCGATGGCGATCTTAGCAAGGAACTCATGGGAACGATGCATCGGGTTACGGAGCTGCAGAGCAGCAACGTTTGCCCATCCACGCTCTTCAAACATTGCGCGGGTTTGAGCAGGGGTAAGATACACGCCTGGATACTCTTTAGGATATTCGCCCTGGGAAAGTACTTTTACTGGACCAGCGAGGTTGACATCTTTCTGAGCGAAAACCATGATAACGCCAGGATGATCTTTCGGGGCGATCTCCCAGAATTTGTCACCAACAGATTCCTCACCTTCACCTTTAAATACCTTCTCACATTCCCAACGCTTGTCAGCTTCGGTCATCTCAAATTTCTCAGTGACCTTCATGGTAGCATAGGTCTCGCCTTTGCGAACCAAAGCAATTTCTTGACCAACAGCGATTTCGGCTGCATCAGCGGTGGTTACGTCAAGGGTGATGGGTACCGGCCAGAAGGTACCATCTGCCAGCTGGAAATTTTCACAAACGCCTTTCCAATCAGCTTTGGTCATGAAACCGGACAGTGGAGAAAAACCGCCAATTCCCATCATGATCAGATCGCCTTTAGCACGAGCAGAGATCTCGATCTGCTTGAGGCCAGCTGCTTTTTTGAGTTCTGCATCACGAGCAGCGCCTTCAAGTAAAGCACAAACAAGACCTTTTCCACCATGAGGTGCAACTAATTTAGACATAGAGTTCCTCTTCTTTTTAAGGGTTTATAATTACTAAACTTCAAGCTACGCAAACCTATGCACAGCATACTGAACGGTTATTCATTTACAGGCCAATATATATATAAATTATCACCCAAAAGTCAAGAGAAAATCGCTTTACCGGCTCTGTTTCAAATTTCATTGAGGATTGAAATGTAGAAACAGCGAGGGCTCCATTCCGGTTTGGATGGAGCCCTTACACTAACGCACGACCTATCAGCTTTATGAATCTAGTTTTTCCAAACTCCACCTTGTAAGGTTGGGAGATCTTCCTGTTCGGACTCATCGGCGGAAAGATTTTTTGCCTTTTTCCTGCTTAGTAGCTTGATTTTGCTCGCGCGAATACTCTCAGAGGAGATTTCTTTCCCTTCTACCAAGACACGATCTCCTTTCTTGAAAAGATTAACCGACATCCTTTGCCCAGTGCCGTCGAGAAATTCTGTGTCCCAAATTTTTGTATTATCTTGAAGGGTAAAAGGCAGAATAACGGATTTCTCGGCAATAACCATCATATTGTTGTCTAAATCTATCTCCATGATAGCTGCGCGGAATTCATTGGTTGCGGAACTCATTGTATCATTAGACTGATCTTCCGAATAAGCAAGACTTGCCCAAGTGAATGCCAACGAACAAACAATAGTGAGAAAAACAACCTTAATGTTTGAGTAAAGACCTTTTTTATTAATCATGGGAATCCTCTCCACTATAAATTTAGGACAGTTAGCGATTCAATAATCTCCAGTAGTCTCTCACCAGAGGCTCACTAGGAGCAGTCTCAAAAATCTCGAGACCAACATTGATTATCGGATTAATTTGATTTTCATGTAGAGCCAATACAACAGTAGGAGGAATTCCTTTTCCCTTT comes from the Desulforhopalus sp. genome and includes:
- the aroB gene encoding 3-dehydroquinate synthase, with protein sequence MSVLQVGLGERSYPITIGSGNLPKVGEDLAMKAIANRYAVIADDLVSSLYGDALMASLYKAGIQTEHFSFPHGEANKTLQTIGNLAGRLAKSGFDRKDALIGFGGGVSGDITGFLASAYMRGIPFIQIPTTLLAQVDSSVGGKTGVDIPEGKNLVGAFYQPQAVYIDIQLLKTLPRDELLGGLAEVIKYGVIWDADFFQFLCDNREKILRLDEEVISAMVHTCCKIKSEVVSQDEREGGIRRILNYGHTIGHAVEGASDYRINHGYAVSIGMAAAAKLAELAGYLQHETTEKIIEILVDYGMPIEVPRMLDRERIKKYLLTDKKTVGGRVHYVLPTEIGKTCIVADIDEELVKQVLG
- the sat gene encoding sulfate adenylyltransferase; this encodes MSKLVAPHGGKGLVCALLEGAARDAELKKAAGLKQIEISARAKGDLIMMGIGGFSPLSGFMTKADWKGVCENFQLADGTFWPVPITLDVTTADAAEIAVGQEIALVRKGETYATMKVTEKFEMTEADKRWECEKVFKGEGEESVGDKFWEIAPKDHPGVIMVFAQKDVNLAGPVKVLSQGEYPKEYPGVYLTPAQTRAMFEERGWANVAALQLRNPMHRSHEFLAKIAIEVCDGVLIHSLIGNLKAGDIPAPVRVKAIDILIENYFVKQHVISAGYPLDMRYAGPREGLLHATFRQNYGVNNMLIGRDHAGVGDFYGLFEAQTIFDRIPKTGDPKKDLLCKPMKIDWTFYCHKCDGMASLRTCNHTKESRVILSGTKLRKALSDGAEVVDHFGRDEVLVHLRKYYEGLTEKVEVKMQGAASGAAM